The following coding sequences are from one Salvia hispanica cultivar TCC Black 2014 chromosome 3, UniMelb_Shisp_WGS_1.0, whole genome shotgun sequence window:
- the LOC125214599 gene encoding protein transport protein SFT2-like, which yields MQKTAQSWFAGGPSSDLDKTSSSLLADWNAYASASEPAAADSQFDLEAAVRDRVTSTFNVVTKGVRELPGSFNSATSSVPSGKSLVYFGFFLAAGFFFIFIAFTIFLPVMVLKPQKFAICFTIGCAFIVGSFFALRGPKNQLSHMLSKERLPFTLGFLGSMVGTIYVSMVLHSYILSVFFSVLQVLALLYYVVSYFPGGSAGMRFLSSALTSSVLRCFGR from the exons ATGCAGAAAACAGCGCAGTCGTGGTTTGCTGGCGGCCCAAGCAGCGATCTTGACAAAACGTCGTCGTCGCTACTCGCTGATTGGAACGCCTATGCCTCCGCTTCCGagcccgccgccgccgattCCCAATTCGATCTCGAGGCCGCTGTGCGAGACAGAGTCACTTCCACTTTCAACGT GGTTACAAAAGGAGTGAGGGAGTTACCTGGGAGCTTCAACTCGGCTACTAGCAGCGTGCCTTCGGGGAAGTCTCTTGTCTATTTCGGGTTCTTTCTCGCAGCTGgattcttcttcatcttcattgcTTTCACCATATTCCTTCCTGTGATGGTGCTGAAGCCCCAGAAATTTGCAATCTGCTTCACCATCGGGTGCGCCTTCATTGTTGGTTCCTTCTTCGCCCTAAGAGGCCCAAAGAATCAGCTTAGTCACATGTTGTCAAAAGAG AGACTGCCTTTCACACTAGGATTTCTTGGTAGCATGGTTGGTACGATTTATGTATCCATGGTGCTCCACAGCTACATCCTCTCCGTTTTCTTCTCGGTGTTACAG GTGCTGGCTCTCTTGTACTATGTTGTTTCATACTTCCCCGGAGGTTCAGCCGGAATGAGATTTCTTTCCTCAGCACTCACCTCCTCCGTTCTCCGATGCTTCGGAAGATGA
- the LOC125214598 gene encoding uncharacterized membrane protein At3g27390 isoform X2 yields MEVPIGFVAKCWSFISFLPFFFSLFILGFLKVGNSAVVIGLWLAHFLWTYYCVAKSKRVGWVLKSLVLVSLPLPLILWPIMAIVGSIIGGVGYGFFAPLIATFEAVGANVTDKAYHCFIDGCFSTIESSCTVVRDFTDFCFHSYFSYMDELSKDVNEDEKPIDIELWRVPGCLLVSTIAVLVDVPLITAVALWKSPYMLFRGWKRLLEDLVGREGPFLETVCVPFAGLAILLWPLAVLGAFIAALFSSFFLGLYAGVVVHQEESLQMGLAYIVAVISLFDEYANDLLSLSEGSCFPRPQYRRRMKPSTGLEKGRSLDSQDEREGSRSRSSKLVSEGSRTLKQAIQRYTPVQVWDWLFKSCEVNGKLLLGEGLISVKDIQDCMVKGDCKKLGIELPSWCILQCLLTSAKSESSGLIISEEMELTRFNLPRDKVFEWFIGPLFTMKEQIKGLQLQEDEESCLRKLVLACNNDRPEDWDNTGFPSTDKVRRAQLQAVIRRLQGIVGSMSRLPTFRRRFRNLVKVLYVEAIQTGIPAKHPNGSSRIRLFIRGGKRDKNGAQDDMV; encoded by the exons ATGGAGGTGCCAATTGGGTTTGTGGCCAAGTGTTGGAGCTTCATCTCCTTCCtgcccttcttcttctctctcttcattcttgGCTTTCTCAAAG TTGGAAACTCTGCAGTTGTAATAGGTCTTTGGCTTGCACATTTTCTCTGGACATACTACTGTGTTGCAAA AAGCAAAAGAGTTGGATGGGTTTTGAAGAGTCTAGTGTTGGTCTCATTGCCTCTCCCCTTGATCCTATGGCCTATCATGGCCATTGTTGGCAGCATTATTGGTGGGGTCGGGTATGGATTTTTCGCCCCGTTGATTGCAACATTCGAGGCTGTTGGAGCCAATGTCACCGATAAAGCCTACCACTGCTTCATT GATGGCTGTTTTTCAACAATTGAGAGTAGTTGTACAGTTGTTAGGGATTTTACAGATTTCTGCTTCCACTCTTACTTCTCCTACATGGATGAACTGAGCAAAGATGTGAACGAGGACGAGAAACCTATAGACATAGA GTTATGGAGGGTTCCTGGGTGTTTGTTAGTTTCGACTATTGCCGTTCTGGTAGATGTTCCTCTTATCACTGCGGTAGCTCTTTGGAAGAGTCCATATATGTTGTTTAGGGGATGGAAGAGGCTATTAGAGGATCTCGTTGGCAGGGAAGGACCTTTTCTTGAAACTGTGTGCGTACCGTTTGCCGGTCTAGCAATCCTTCTGTGGCCGTTGGCTGTCTTAGGCGCCTTCATAGCTGCTTTGTTCTCAAGTTTTTTCCTCGGTCTTTATGCTGGAGTCGTCGTCCACCAG GAAGAGTCGCTTCAGATGGGTCTTGCTTACATTGTGGCAGTGATTTCGCTGTTTGATGAATACGCGAATGACTTACTTTCTTTGTCGGAGGGTTCATGCTTTCCCAG GCCTCAGTACCGTCGAAGGATGAAGCCTTCAACCGGACTGGAGAAAGGGAGGTCCCTCGACAGCCAAGACGAGAGAGAAGGATCCCGCTCACGGTCTTCTAAGCTGGTTTCGGAAGGATCTAGAACGCTCAAACAAGCTATTCAACGGTACACACCAGTGCAAGTATGGGATTGGCTCTTTAAGTCGTGTGAGGTGAACGGGAAACTTCTCCTCGGAGAAGGGCTAATAAGCGTTAAAGATATTCAAGACTGTATGGTGAAAGGGGACTGTAAGAAGCTCGGCATCGAGCTGCCTTCTTGGTGCATCTTACAGTGTCTACTCACCTCAGCAAAGTCAGAATCCTCTGGTTTGATCATAT CAGAGGAAATGGAATTAACGAGATTCAACTTGCCAAGAGACAAAGTGTTCGAGTGGTTTATCGGGCCGCTCTTCACCATGAAGGAGCAGATAAAGGGTTTGCAGTTGCAGGAGGACGAGGAGAGCTGCCTGAGAAAGCTCGTTTTAGCCTGCAACAACGATAGGCCGGAAGACTGGGACAACACCGGATTCCCGTCTACAGACAAAGTGAGAAGAGCACAACTGCAGGCTGTGATTAGGAG GCTGCAAGGAATCGTCGGTTCCATGTCGCGACTGCCCACTTTCAGACGGCGCTTCAGGAATCTAGTGAAGGTGTTATACGTGGAGGCGATTCAGACGGGCATTCCGGCCAAGCACCCCAACGGCTCGTCAAGAATACGTTTGTTTATTCGAGGCGGGAAAAGAGACAAGAATGGAGCCCAAGATGACATGGTGTGA
- the LOC125214598 gene encoding uncharacterized membrane protein At3g27390 isoform X1 — MEVPIGFVAKCWSFISFLPFFFSLFILGFLKGLIICPIAVTIIAVGNSAVVIGLWLAHFLWTYYCVAKSKRVGWVLKSLVLVSLPLPLILWPIMAIVGSIIGGVGYGFFAPLIATFEAVGANVTDKAYHCFIDGCFSTIESSCTVVRDFTDFCFHSYFSYMDELSKDVNEDEKPIDIELWRVPGCLLVSTIAVLVDVPLITAVALWKSPYMLFRGWKRLLEDLVGREGPFLETVCVPFAGLAILLWPLAVLGAFIAALFSSFFLGLYAGVVVHQEESLQMGLAYIVAVISLFDEYANDLLSLSEGSCFPRPQYRRRMKPSTGLEKGRSLDSQDEREGSRSRSSKLVSEGSRTLKQAIQRYTPVQVWDWLFKSCEVNGKLLLGEGLISVKDIQDCMVKGDCKKLGIELPSWCILQCLLTSAKSESSGLIISEEMELTRFNLPRDKVFEWFIGPLFTMKEQIKGLQLQEDEESCLRKLVLACNNDRPEDWDNTGFPSTDKVRRAQLQAVIRRLQGIVGSMSRLPTFRRRFRNLVKVLYVEAIQTGIPAKHPNGSSRIRLFIRGGKRDKNGAQDDMV, encoded by the exons ATGGAGGTGCCAATTGGGTTTGTGGCCAAGTGTTGGAGCTTCATCTCCTTCCtgcccttcttcttctctctcttcattcttgGCTTTCTCAAAG GGTTGATTATATGCCCAATTGCTGTAACCATCATTGCAGTTGGAAACTCTGCAGTTGTAATAGGTCTTTGGCTTGCACATTTTCTCTGGACATACTACTGTGTTGCAAA AAGCAAAAGAGTTGGATGGGTTTTGAAGAGTCTAGTGTTGGTCTCATTGCCTCTCCCCTTGATCCTATGGCCTATCATGGCCATTGTTGGCAGCATTATTGGTGGGGTCGGGTATGGATTTTTCGCCCCGTTGATTGCAACATTCGAGGCTGTTGGAGCCAATGTCACCGATAAAGCCTACCACTGCTTCATT GATGGCTGTTTTTCAACAATTGAGAGTAGTTGTACAGTTGTTAGGGATTTTACAGATTTCTGCTTCCACTCTTACTTCTCCTACATGGATGAACTGAGCAAAGATGTGAACGAGGACGAGAAACCTATAGACATAGA GTTATGGAGGGTTCCTGGGTGTTTGTTAGTTTCGACTATTGCCGTTCTGGTAGATGTTCCTCTTATCACTGCGGTAGCTCTTTGGAAGAGTCCATATATGTTGTTTAGGGGATGGAAGAGGCTATTAGAGGATCTCGTTGGCAGGGAAGGACCTTTTCTTGAAACTGTGTGCGTACCGTTTGCCGGTCTAGCAATCCTTCTGTGGCCGTTGGCTGTCTTAGGCGCCTTCATAGCTGCTTTGTTCTCAAGTTTTTTCCTCGGTCTTTATGCTGGAGTCGTCGTCCACCAG GAAGAGTCGCTTCAGATGGGTCTTGCTTACATTGTGGCAGTGATTTCGCTGTTTGATGAATACGCGAATGACTTACTTTCTTTGTCGGAGGGTTCATGCTTTCCCAG GCCTCAGTACCGTCGAAGGATGAAGCCTTCAACCGGACTGGAGAAAGGGAGGTCCCTCGACAGCCAAGACGAGAGAGAAGGATCCCGCTCACGGTCTTCTAAGCTGGTTTCGGAAGGATCTAGAACGCTCAAACAAGCTATTCAACGGTACACACCAGTGCAAGTATGGGATTGGCTCTTTAAGTCGTGTGAGGTGAACGGGAAACTTCTCCTCGGAGAAGGGCTAATAAGCGTTAAAGATATTCAAGACTGTATGGTGAAAGGGGACTGTAAGAAGCTCGGCATCGAGCTGCCTTCTTGGTGCATCTTACAGTGTCTACTCACCTCAGCAAAGTCAGAATCCTCTGGTTTGATCATAT CAGAGGAAATGGAATTAACGAGATTCAACTTGCCAAGAGACAAAGTGTTCGAGTGGTTTATCGGGCCGCTCTTCACCATGAAGGAGCAGATAAAGGGTTTGCAGTTGCAGGAGGACGAGGAGAGCTGCCTGAGAAAGCTCGTTTTAGCCTGCAACAACGATAGGCCGGAAGACTGGGACAACACCGGATTCCCGTCTACAGACAAAGTGAGAAGAGCACAACTGCAGGCTGTGATTAGGAG GCTGCAAGGAATCGTCGGTTCCATGTCGCGACTGCCCACTTTCAGACGGCGCTTCAGGAATCTAGTGAAGGTGTTATACGTGGAGGCGATTCAGACGGGCATTCCGGCCAAGCACCCCAACGGCTCGTCAAGAATACGTTTGTTTATTCGAGGCGGGAAAAGAGACAAGAATGGAGCCCAAGATGACATGGTGTGA